The Lolium perenne isolate Kyuss_39 chromosome 6, Kyuss_2.0, whole genome shotgun sequence genome segment TAATCATTTTCCACTATTGAGTATTATTTTATCCATGTCTACCAACATCACACCACAAATTTTTGGTGTGTCGCTTTCTTTCTAGGGTGTCATTCAGGCACTAGGCATTCTAgccagaaaaaggaaaagagtaagATATGTTGGCTGAAAGACAAGCCATCAAGATCCTGAGCTGACATCTCATATGATATGATGCATGGTGAGCTATATTGAGTATTGAACCATATAGTTTCAGTTGTGCATAGAGATACATGTTTCTATTTAGAAAACTTATTCATTTCTGATTCAGTTTAAAGTGATAATTATAGGTTGCAAATATAAGGGATTCTTTCTTTTGCAGAAAAAACCACACAAAAAAGCACTTCAATTCCTGCAGAGGCCGTCATTTATTTGGTAGTTCCACTGATTAGCTATCAAGCATCCCTACGTTAAAATGCAAgcaaggtcatgactacatatgtGGTCTACAAACTGTACTGATTACTTGTCTGAACAGAAACGGTTCATGAGCTAACTTCCCATCCAGCTGTGAGTGGGAGCAGTTAGGAGCACAACCAACAAACTATCATATATATTCATATGAGTGCACTGTACCATACCATACATAAAATAGTTGAGACAGCTCATAAAACCCAGTATCCAACTGTATAGATTAGCTTGGAGCTATTGTTTCCTTCCCTCTCCTGTCCTGCCAAATCACCAGGGGAGCCCACCACTTAAACCCAATTAATTTGTACCAGACTGAACTGGGATTTCATAGAACATTAGCGAACACGGGTACAGTTTTAAGTATGAATAAATTTCTCACCCCTAACAAAAATTTATTCTACGTCTTTTGTTGACCTTTCCTAGTCGAACAAAAGGCACATAAAACAGTTGGCAAAACCTTGCCCGGTAGATTAGACCAAACCAAAGGTTAAGCAAGCACACTCCAAAGTTCTGGGTTCAGGGTTGTGCAGTTATTTGAAGTTGTGGATCCTCTTAGCTGACTCGAGTGTGTTCGACAGAAGCATCGCAATTGTCATTGGCCCGACACCCCCGGGAACTGGTGTGATCGCTCCTGCAACCTTGGAAGCCTCCTCGTAGCAGACGTCTCCGACGAGCCGATAACCGCGGGGGCTTGATGGATCCTGATGCATTTCAAATCAGCATCAAGTATAACATGCAGGAAAAAAGTAATACATGTGCTGCAAGGGGCACAACACATTAGTAGTAAAAGAAGAAATACACACTAGCAGACGTGATTCAAATAAAACACCTTCCTGGTATTAATAGAGTTTTGAATAGATGGGTCATTACATGCTGCCCAAACTTAAAATTAAAAGTCAACATTCACCGGCAGTAGTCATAAGCTAGTTGCAATGCAACTTCCATAAACATCTCCCCAATGGTAGGAGGACGGGACTGTCTATCTCCATGATATATTTTATATCAGGGAGGTACATGAAGAGAAACACTTGTTCCCAAAAATACCATGCAGAACTGTCCATGTTCTGAGATTGTCAAAAAATTGCATATCTAAACCAAAATATTTTAAAAAGTGTGCAGCTTCATTAACTTTTAACAAACATCAGCAAGAATTTCCGTTAGGGACAGGTGTATGTTAAGAGTAAACAGATCACCTTAACACACAAAAAACAAAAGGCCAGGAAAAGAAGCTGAAAAGGTTCTGGCTAAGGGAGGGAGTAGGTGCCTTACATCAACCGGATTGATGCCCACATCAATAATAGCAGCTCCAGGCTTTATCCAACTCCCTCTGACTAGGTTAGCAACTCCAACAGCCGCAATGATAATATCTGCTTGTCTTGTTATCTCCTCAGGGTTCTTGGTTTGTGAATGTACAATGCTCACAGTTGCATTTGCTTTCTAATAATCATGAAACAAAAGATTAAACACTGAAATAGAGCAACTCCAACTATTTTTTAATGAAACACTAGTTCATACTTGCAAGAGCAAGGCAGCAGGCATCCCCACGATATTGCTTCGCCCAATTACAACAGCTCTCTTCCCTTTTATTTCAACTCCATATCTGTGAAGCAGCTCCATGCATCCTTTAGGGGTACATGGAACAAAGAATGGATCCCGGCCTTGCATCGCAAGTCGTCCAATGTTCAGTGGATGAAAGCCATCAACATCCTTTTCGATACTAACAGCATTCAAGATGTTCTCGTCATTCATATGCTGAAAATAAATTACAATATATGGGTGAACATGGGAACTCAAGGGTCAGATAACCGGAAAAGAAAGCTCACAACAAACACAGGACCACaattgacatatgaccattaaccAAAAATAATAATGTGTTCATCCATACTATCCATGAGTTCTAGAGAATGTAATCAGATGGCTTCTCTAATAATCATACAACACCAATGCGGTTACTTGAATTTGTAAATGGAAATGTTTGGTGTAGGGTAGATGAATTCTGTAATAATTGAAGTGCCAACAGATCTACTATGTCCGAAACATATTTCAGTGGCGCGCTAAATAACATCTAGGTACGTAGTCGCTAGACATGCAAAATCTAAAATAAGACACAAATATGCCAGTCAGGTGCACCAACAGGTTCTACTTCTGCAGCTGTTACACAAGCCATAGAGTAGTGACTACCGAGAAACTCACGCGGGGTAAGGGCAGCTGAACCAAGATGCCGTGCACCGAGGGGTCCTCGTTGAAGGTTGCTATGTTCCTGATAACCTCGTACTCGGAGCAGTCCTCCGGGAGATTGACCTCGTACGACTTGATACCGACCGCCTCGCACGCCTTCTTCTTGTTCCGCACGTAGGTCTGTGAATCCTTCCTGGAGCCAACCAGGATGACCGCCAGCCCGGGCACCACACCCGTGGCCTCCTTCATCCTGGCGATCTCCACGCCGACCTCGTCTCTTATTTGCTTCGCCACCAGCTTCCCGTCGATGATCTTGGCAGAAGCGTCGGCCAGGACAGTCGCTGCGCGAGCAAATCGATCCGTCGATGCAATTATAAGACATGAACAACATAAGGTAGAATAAGATTTACAGGTAAAAAGCCTCTTCGCGCAATTCATTCGTTGTTACACTGGAACTAATAAAACAGGAAAAAAAATACCATTCGTTGCTCACTGACAGAAAGTCTGAGTGCGCACCTGAGTCGGCGgaagaagcggcggcggcggagagcgCGGCCATGCGGCGCGCGCGGGGGAGGAGCGGGAGCGGGCCTGGGGAGGCGGAGAGAGGCCTCGTCAGCGCCGGCGCCGGGGCGGGCGAGGGGCGGAagcggggcggcggcgggtggaggGCGCGGCGGAGGGGGAGGAGGCGGGAGGTGGCGCAGGAGGAGCAGTCGGATAGGATGGAGGACGCCATCgccgctagggttttaggggccaCGGAGCTTTGCGGGGCGCGGTAGCGGCGGCGAGCTTTCCGCGGGCTGTAAagattcggcggcggcggcggcggcgcaaaaGGAGAGGTCGGGCGAGAACGTAGTGGCACCAGTATTGGAGCACAGACCTAAAACCCAAATGGAATCCAAATTCCCCAGGTTTAACAAAAATCTATATGCATTCTACAGTTTCacgaaaaataatattttttataGTTAACTAAAAAAGATAAAACATGTGTCTCAGAAAACCTTATTTTTAGCACAAGTTTTGTCTTTTTTTACACAGCCTAAACGATATGTCACTTTTTTATGGAAAGACTTTATGCACacgtagcatgtgaagatgtacacaTGATTTTTTTATACTATGAAATTTTTTGACCTTAGAACTTAAGTGTTATCCTCTCTTAACCGTCCACGTCATGTAGAAGAAGTGATTAAATTATCTTCTATCTCCAATTTGATACTTACAAAATTAGATCACTTGAAGTCTTATCCATGTAAATATTAATAACATGAATGAGTATCGGAAAATGCAGCGAGAAATATTTTATGATTTGCCACACTTTTCTTTGAAGTGTCTATATATTATTTGCCATATGATCACCACATGTCAGTGAGACAGAAAAATGGTAAATAATAGAAGTCCAAAGAAAAGTGTGGCAAATTTTTTAAATTCCCTAGAATATTCGCACATGCATGTTTCAAAGAtttcagaagaaaaaaaaaaagcaaaacccACATTTTAATAACCTTGTCATTTCACACAATCTAAATATTTCTGATAATAACTTATCTTATCGCTTTACCCCGCGAGAATCCTCGTGAAACCCGATTGTGACTCGTGCTAAAAAAGTGTACACTCGAAGTGTTTGTGCAGAATATCGGTCTCAAATGTTGTATCTTGAACGTCCAGATTTCAAACATTTTGATAAGGAGTACGTATTTTAAGATATGTCTATAAGTTAGAACTCCCCATCACTCCGCCCACTGACACTGGAGGAGGGTCATGGAGACCATCCCAGATTGCGGTCTAATCCCACCAATAAAATCTAGTTATTATATTTCAGTTGGTCATACGTCATACAACGCGTTTGGTGGTAACCATTGATGATCTAATCTCACCATCTCCGCTGGACATCCAATCGTCCGATTCAATCCGTCCCTCTTTCCTTTGTTAGAGAATTAATTCTCATGTCAAACTCACGGTGCATGCCTTGCAGGTATGGTCCTCCGCATAATTTTCCTTACCCAAATTCTTTTAGCCAGATCTGATTTCCTCGCCAACACGGTATCCTACCATGGGGCATCTCCTTCAATCGCGACGCCTCTGACACCCACCTCCCCGGCCATGCCTGATGCCAGCCCTTCCCACCGTCGGCCGGGCCTCCGATTCTCAGGCGCCCCTCCTCCTGCTGATGGGAAGCACCCCACGGGAGGGATGCACGGGCGTATACCTGCCTGGCAGCCGGCCGCCATGGCAAGCGGCCGCGGGCAGGGCAAGTGACCAAGACGACGATACGCGGCGGAGCTCCGGGCATGGCCGATGGAGACGACCACGGCAGCGGGACGATGGCACTGGGCATGCCCGCTGAGCGATGGCCGCGTCATCGATGCCTGTCCCCAACTCCCCATCCCCGTCCCTAAGCTCTATCTCCGCGCGCTAGGTCGTCGGCAACTAGGTAAGGTCGCAAACTACAACTTCAGTCTCGTCACCTCAAATTTTCCCCCTCGCCCTAGAACTCCAACAAtatatcaaatcctaatttgtttTGCAGCTTTACTCAAGCTTTGACTATTAATCTGTAATAGTGATAGATGTATGAGCAACATCAGCAGCATCACGTGAGTTTGGGAATGGCTGACATGTGCGGCATCATGCTCGGGAACGAGGTATCCCACGTTGGCCGTCGGTGAGCAGGTGATCTTCAGCGAATTTTTGATGGCCTCCGACCGTGAGGATGAAGTGGACATCCGCACACTTGAGCTCGGCCAGAGAACCTCAACAGAGGAGATACGTTTCTATCCATTCTTCTTAATTCCTCCCTTCTCGCTTGTAAACTTTGTCCACTCACATC includes the following:
- the LOC127308682 gene encoding bifunctional protein FolD 4, chloroplastic, whose translation is MASSILSDCSSCATSRLLPLRRALHPPPPRFRPSPAPAPALTRPLSASPGPLPLLPRARRMAALSAAAASSADSATVLADASAKIIDGKLVAKQIRDEVGVEIARMKEATGVVPGLAVILVGSRKDSQTYVRNKKKACEAVGIKSYEVNLPEDCSEYEVIRNIATFNEDPSVHGILVQLPLPRHMNDENILNAVSIEKDVDGFHPLNIGRLAMQGRDPFFVPCTPKGCMELLHRYGVEIKGKRAVVIGRSNIVGMPAALLLQKANATVSIVHSQTKNPEEITRQADIIIAAVGVANLVRGSWIKPGAAIIDVGINPVDDPSSPRGYRLVGDVCYEEASKVAGAITPVPGGVGPMTIAMLLSNTLESAKRIHNFK